GGTCGACCTCGACACGAAGATCGACAAGCATCGCGACGCCCTCGCGGCGATCATGGTGACGTACCCGTCGACGCACGGGGTGTACGAGACGGGCATCGCGTCGCTGTGCGCGAAGGTCCACGACGCCGGCGGTCAGGTGTACGTCGACGGGGCGAACCTGAACGCGCTGGTCGGGTTCGCGAAGCCGGGGAAGTTCGGGGCGGACGTGTCGCACCTGAACCTGCACAAGACGTTCTGCATCCCGCACGGTGGTGGCGGGCCGGGGGTGGGTCCGGTGGCGGTGCGGGCGCACCTGGCGCCGTACCTGCCCGGTGATCCCCTCGCGGCGCACGCCGACGAGCGGCCGGCGATCTCGGCGGCGAACCACGGGTCGGCGGGGATCCTGCCGATCCCGTGGGCGTACCTGCGGATGATGGGCGCGTCGGGGCTGACCCGGGCGACGGGGGTGGCGGTGCTGGCGGCGAACTACGTGGCGGCGCGGCTGCGGGGGCACTTCCCGGTGCTGTACGCCGGCAACAAGGGCCTGGTGGCGCACGAGTGCATCCTCGACCTGCGGCCGCTGACCCGGTCCACCGGGGTGACGGTGGACGACGTGGCGAAGCGGCTGATCGACTACGGCTTCCACGCCCCGACGATGTCGTTCCCGGTGGCGGGGACGCTGATGGTGGAGCCGACCGAGAGTGAGGACCTGGCCGAGCTGGACCGGTTCTGCGACGCGATGATCGCGATCCGGGCGGAGATCGACAAGGTGGGCTCGGGTGAGTGGCCGGCCGGGGACAATCCCCTGGCGAACGCCCCGCACACGGCGGCGATGGTGTCGGCCGACGAGTGGCCGCACCCGTACCCGCGGTCGGTGGGCGCGTACCCGGGCGGCACGGACCGGGCGGGGAAGTACTGGCCGCCGGTGCGGCGCATCGACGGCGCGTACGGCGACCGGAACCTGGTGTGTTCGTGTCCGGCGCCGGAGGCGTTCGAGAGCTGAGGCGGCACGCCGGGGCGGTCGTGGTGCCGCCCCGGCCGGTCGACCTGGGGAGGGCGGTCCCCGGACGGGGGACTAGCCTGGGTCGAACGGGTCAGGCACGCAGCGTGATTGCCTCAGGCCACGAGGGCGTGTCGGGCGGGGCCGCGGTGCGGGGCGATGGTGCTGCCGTCGGGGAGCAGTTCGCCGGTGTCCTCAAAGACGATGACACCGTTGCAGAGCAGGCTCCAGCCCTGCTCACGGAAGCAGGCGATGACCCGGGCGGCTTCGCGGTCGGTCGCCTCGGCGGAGGGGCAGGTGGGTTGGTGCTGGCACATCGGGTTCTCCGGACTGTGGGGGCACTGTGTCATGGTTCACATGACCAGTGACGCACAGTACCAAGCGGAACCGCGCCGTATCGAGCAGCCATCCGTCATGTTCACCGGAAATCCACTGAACGGATGAGGAAGAATGGGCCAGACGGCGTGGAAACGCTCCCACACGCGCTGATCGACGTACCGGCCGCTCCCGCGGGCTGCCGTGGCCGGCTCGTCGAGCGGGCCCGGCTGCAGTGGTGGCCGGCCGACGGCGGCGACCCGGCCGCCCTGGCGCAGGAGTTCCTGGTCACGCACGGTGTCGACGTGACCGACCTGGGCCGCCCCGCCCGGCACGACCCCGACGGCGTCTGCGGCGCCGCCTTCTACCTCTCCGCCGCGGCGGGCGCTCTGGCCGTCGGCGCGCCACCCGGCCCGCCCAGCCCCGTGCCCGCCCTGCCCGAGCTGGTCGTCGTCGTCTACGGGCACGCCGCGCGGGCCGCCCACCCCGGCCCCGTCGGCCGTGACCCGGGCTGGTGGCTGGGGGACTGGCGGGACAGCTGGACCCCCCGGCGGCACGCCGAGGCCGTCGAGGCGGTCCGCGCCGCCATCGGCCGCGGCGACGTCTATCAGGTCAACGTGGTCGGGCACGCCGCCGCCGCGTACAGCGGGGACCCCCGACCGGCCCTCGCGCGCCTCGGCGCCCTGCCCGGCGCCCGCTACGGCGGCACCCTCACCGGCCTCGGCTGGGCGATCGGCTGCGCCTCCCCGGAGACCCTCGTCGAGGTCACCGACGGACGGCTGGTCACCCGGCCGATCAAGGGCACCCGGCCGGCGACCCCCGCCGGGCGGCGCGAGCTGCTCGCCTCCACCAAGGAACGCGCCGAACACGTCATGATCGTCGACCTGGAGCGCAACGACCTGGCCCGGGTGGCCCGCACCGGCACCGTCCGGGTCGACGAGCTGTTCGCCGTACGCCGGTGGTGTGACCTGTGGCAGGCCGAGTCGACGGTCTCCGCGGCGGTCGGGGACGGTCTGGGCCTGGCCGACCTGCTGCGGGCGGTCTGCCCGGGCGGCTCGGTCACCGGCGCCCCGAAACGCGCCGCGCTGCACGAGATCGCCGCGCGGGAACCCGTCGGGCGGGGCGCCGGCATGGGCGCGCTCGGCTGGATCGCCCCCGGCCGGATCGACCTCGGGCTGACCATCCGCACCGTGGCCGCCGACACCGAACAGCTGCACGTGTGGGCCGGCGGCGGCATCACCTGGGACAGCGACCCGACCGCCGAGGTCGCCGAGGCCGCCGCGAAGGCCGCGCCGCTGCGCGCGCTGCTCGCCGCAAGCTGAATGTCGGGTGCCGACCGTGCCGCCACCTGCCACAATGGATTGATCATGACGGGGGTGGAGGCGAGGCGGGAGTGCTACCGAATCAGGTCGTCGACACCACGCTGGTGCCGGCGGCGCAGCGCTTCGACTTCTGGCACGCGTTGGTCGCGCAGGAGACCGCGCCCGCCCACATCAGCAGCCCACACCTGCACGACTTCCGCGCCTACGCCCGGGCCGTCGACCTGGACCGGATCACCCTGACCGCGCTGCGCTACCCCTCGCTGGACACCATCCGGCCGGCCACCCTGGTCCGCCGGCACGAGGCGGACGTCTACCTGGTGGCGCTGCCGGTGGCCGGGCGCAGCGCGCTGGTCCAGGACCGGCAGGAGGTGCAGCTGAGCGAGGCGTCGGAGTTCACCTTCCTGGACGCCTCCCGCCCGCACGTGGCAAGCCACCGGGCGACCGGACCGGAACCGCTGGACAACCTCACGGTGCAGATCCCGCACCACGAGCTGCCCCTGCCGCCGGACCGGGTGCGCCGGCTGCTCGCCGCGCGGCTGCGCGCCGACCGGGGGATGGGCGCGCTGCTGGCCCAGCACGTGCGTCGCATCGCCCGGCACCCCGAGCAGTACGCCCCCACCGACGCGCCGGTGCTGGCGCGGGTGACGCTGGACCTGGTGTCGGCGACCCTGGCGCAGCACCTCGGCCGCAGCGGTGACCTGCCGGTCGAGGTGCGCCAGAACGCCCTGCGCGCCCGCGTCGACGCGTTCATCGACCGGCACCTCGGCGACGCGGCGCTGACCCCGGCGACGGTGGCCGCCGCGCACCACCTGTCGCTGCGCTCCCTGCACCGGCTCTTCGCCGACGGCGACCTGACCGTGGCGGCCACGATCCGCTCGCGGCGGCTGGACCGCTGCCGCCGCGACCTGGCCGACCCGCTGCTGGCCGAGCTGTCGGTGCGGGCCGTCGCCGCCCGGTGGGGCTTCGCCGACCAGGCGCACTTCAGTCGGGCGTTCCGTGCCGCGTACGGGTGCTCGCCGCGCGCCTGGCGCGACGCCGCCCGGCGGTGAGGCGGGTCAGGCCCGCGCGAAGGAGTCCAACGCCGCCACGACCCGTTCGGTCATCCCGTGCCCGGTGCCGTGGCCGCCGCCCTCGACGATCTCCAGCCGGGCGTCCGGCCAGCCCTGGGTGAGCTGCCACGCGATGTCCGGTGGGCCGCTGACGTCGAGGCGGCCCTGCACCAGCACGCCCGGGATGCCGGCGAGCCGGCCGGCATCGCGCAGCAGCTGCCCGTCGGGCAGGAACCCGCGGTGGGCGAAGTAGTGGGTGACCAGCCGGGCGAACCCGTACCGGAACACCGGGTCGGCGAACCGGGGGCTGGGCCGGTGCCCGCCGGCGAGTGAGACGTGTACGTCCTCCCAGTCGCACCAGTCGCGGGCGGCCCGCTCCCGCACCCGCGGGTCCGGATCGTTCACCAGGCGGGCGTACGCGGCGGACAGGTCACCGTCGCGGTCGGCCTCGGGCACGCCGGCGCGGAAGCGGGCCCACTCGGCGGGGAAGATCCGCCCCATGTCCCGGGTGAGCCACTCGATCTCCCGGTCGGTGTTCGCCACCACGCTGAACAGCATCAGCGCGGTGACCCGCGCCGGGTGCCGCTGGGCGTACGCCAGGGCGAGCGAGGAACCCCAGGACGCGCCGTGCAGCAGCCACCGGTCGATGCCCAGGTGCGCGCGCAGCAGCTCCATGTCGGCCAGCAGGTGTGCGGTGGTGTTCGTGGCCAGGTCGACGGTCGGGTCGGCGGCCGACGGGGTGCTGCGGCCGCAGCCGCGCTGGTCGAACAGGACGATCCGGTAGGCGGTCGGGTCGAAGTGCCGACGCCAGCCGGGGGTGGCGCCCGAGCCGGGGCCGCCGTGCACCACCAGCGCGGGCCGGCCGTCGGGATTGCCGCAGGTCTCCCAGTAGAGGCGCTGCCCGTCGCCGACGTCGAGCATCCCGTGGTCGTACGGCTCGATCGGTGGATACATCGCGCTCCCTCCCGCACCCCCGAATGCAACAGCGCTGTTACATTAGCCGACGTGACCGGACCACCCGACCGCGCGGCGCTGGGCACCCTGCTGCGCCACGTCCTCGACCTGCTCGACGGCGACGTCGCCGCCGTCCAGGCCGACCTCGGCCTCACCGACTACCGGCCCCGCTTCTCACCCCTGGTACGGGTGCTCGTCGCCGACGGGCCGCTGCCCATCCGGGACCTCGCCACCCGGGTCGGCGTCACCCACTCCGCCGCCAGCCAGACCGTCGCCCAGATGCACCGCGCCGGACTGGTCACCCTCACCCCCGGCCGGGACGCCCGACAGCGCGTCGTCACCCTCACCGACCGGGCACACACCCTGTTGCCCGCCATCGAGGCCGAATGGGCGGCCACCACCACCGCCATGCGGCAACTCGACACCGAACTGCCCGTGCCGCTGGCTGACGAGCTGTCCGCCGTCCTGGCCGCACTGCGCCGCCGGCCGCTGCGCGCCCGCATCGCCGACACCGGCCTCGCCGTACGCCGTACGGGCGACGGTAGGGTCGGCGGGTGACCATCGAGTACAGCGGCACCGGCGACCCGGCCCGCAGCCTCGCCCTGCTCTGGCGTACCCGGGAACGGCCCAGCCGCCGCGGCGGCGACCTCACCGTCGCCCGGATCGTGCACGCGGCCATCGAGGTCGCCGACGCCGAAGGACTCGCCGCGCTGTCCATGCGCCGCGTCGCCGAACGCCTCGGCGTCGGCACCATGTCCCTCTACACCCACGTACCCGGCAAGGGCGAACTGCTCGACGTCATGCTCGACACCGTCCACGGCGAAACCGCCCGCCCCGACGACGTGCCCGGCGGCTGGCGCGGCCGGCTCACCCAGATCGCCCGCGAGAACTTCGCGCTCCACCTGCGCCACCCGTGGCTGCTCCAGATCGCCACCACCCGCCCACCCCTGGGCCCCCAGGTCACCGCCAAGTACGAGTACGAACTGCGCGCCGTCGACGGCATCGGCCTCACCGACCTGGAGATGGACTCCGTCGTCACCCTCGTCACCAGCCACGTCCACGGCGCCGTACGCGGCGCGGTCGAGGCCGCCCAGGCCGCCCAACGCACCGGCATGACCGACGCGCAGTGGTGGCAGGCCCACGCCCCCTACCTGGAGAAGGTCCTCGACCCCCGACGCTTCCCCCTCGCCGCCCGCGTCGGCACCACCGCCGGGCAGGAGTACCAGGCCGCCGCCGACCCCCACCGGGCGTTCGAGTTCGGCCTCGCGCGGATCCTCGACGGCATCGAGGTCCTCGTCCGCGACCGCGACACGACGACCGGACACACCGAACCCGCGACGGACCGATAACCTTTCCGACATGACCATGCGCCCCATCCGGATCATCGGCGACCCCGTGCTGCGCAGCCCGTGCGACCCGGTGACCAGCTTCGACGCCGACCTGCGGGCCCTGGTCGCCGACCTGATGGACACCCTGCTCGGCGCACCCGGCCGGGCCGGCGTGGCCGCCCCCCAGATCGGCGTCAGCGCCCAGGTGTTCGTCTACGACGCCGACGGCCACCGCGGCCACCTGGTCAACCCCACCCTGGAACTGTCCGAGGAACTCCAGGACGACGACGAGGGCTGCCTGTCCATCCCCGGGCTCTATTTCCCGACCCCACGGGCCATGCACGCCACCGCCCGCGGGTTCGACCAGCACGGCCAGCCGCTGACCATCTCCGGCAGCGGCTTCCTGGCCCGCGCCCTCCAGCACGAGACCGACCACCTGCACGGCCGCCTCTACGTCGACACCCTGCGCGGCGACACCCGCCGCAAGGCGCTGCGGGAGATCCGCGCCGGCCGGTTCGACTCACCCAGCCGGCAACGCTGACCGCACGCCCTCACCGCCGGAACTCGAGCCCGCACTCCACGAAATCCGCGACCCGGGTGAACCCGAGCCGCTCGTACAGCCGCACCGCGGCCAGATTGTCCGCCCGCACGTTCAGCGTGACGTGGTCGACGGTGTCACGCAGCCGGACACAGAGCGCCGCCACCGCCGCGCCCGCCAGGCCCCGCCCACGCATCCGGGGATGGGTGGTGACGTTGCCGAGCGCGGCGACCCGCCAGGTCGGCGACCACACGTGCACCCCGGCCACCGCCACCAGCTCGTCGCCGTCACGAACACCCACGTACTGACCGGTGTCCAGCATCCGCGGGTCGAACCAGTTGCCGGGATACGCGACCGCGTAGAGGTCCAGCAGAGCGGGCAGGTCCGCGCCGTCCAGCACCTGCCCGGCCGGGGCCACCGCGGTCAGCCGCGCCGGATCGGTCAACGCCATCCGGTGATGCTCGGCCGCCGCCGTCACGTCGAACCGCTCGGTCAACGCCGCCGACAGGCCGGGGGACAGGTGCGCCCACAGCCGCGCCGGCAACACCGGCGCCAGCTCCACCAGCAGCGCCGCCAGCTCCCCGGCGTCCCCGGGCGCCGCGAACGCCAGCAACGTCGGCAGCTCCACCCCGTGGTACAGCAGCGCCACCTGGTCACCCCGCCGGAACCACGACGTGTACGGCCAGAAGAAGTCGTCCAGATCACCGAGCTGGTAGGCGTGCAGCACCGGATCCCGCGCCAGCAGGGCGGCCAGGACGGCACGGTCGTGCTCGGCGCGGACCGGCATCGCGGTCAGCAGCCGGCCTGCGGCGCCGCGGGCAGGTTCTCGTGCGCCCACCGACCCAGGGCGTCCAACGCCGGCAGCAGCGCCGCCCCGCGCTCGGTGAGCTGATAGGTCACCCCCAGCGGAGGACCCTCCCGCACCGTCCGGGACACCAGCCCCACCCGGCACAACTCACCCAGCCGGTCCGACAACACGGACTCACTGATCCCCGGCAGCGCCCGGGTCAGCTCGGCGAACCCCGCCGGACCGTGGGCGAGGGTGCCCAGCAGCACACCGTTCCACCGCTTCCCGAGGAACGCGAAGGCCCGGGCGAGACCCCCGTCGCACGCCCGCGGCGCGCCACCCGCTTCCGGCCTGACCGTCATGTTCCCAGGATACGGGGCCCACCGACAGACATAGGCGCTAGGAAAAAGCTAGCTGCTACCGTTGCCGCAGGACCCCCTAGCGAAGGAACCCCGATGAGCGAGCACCTCACCCTCCACCCCGACGCCCAGGCACAACTGTTCACCGACGCCCGCACCGCCAACACCTTCACCGACGAACCCGTCACCGACGAACAACTCCGCGCCATCTACGACCTCGCCAAGTACCCACCCACCGCCGCCAACACCCAGCCCCTGCGGGTCCTCTACATCCGCGACGGCGAACCCCGCGAACGCCTCCTCAGCCACATGGCCGAAGGCAACCGCGCCAAGACCGCCGCCGCCCCCGTCGTCGCCGTCCTCGCCGCCGACACCGACTTCCACGAGCACATCCCCACCGTCTTCCCGATCCGCCCCCAGATGCGCGACGGCCTCGCCGCCGACCCCCAGGGCCGCGAACAGATGGCCCGCTTCAACGCCACCCTGCAGATCGGCTACTGGCTGCTCGCCGTCCGCGCCGCCGGCCTCGCCGCCGGACCCATGGCCGGCTTCGACAACCAGGGCGTCGACAAGGACTTCTTCGCCGACAACGCCTGGAAGTCCCTGCTCGTGGTCAACCTCGGCAAGCCCGGCCCCGACGCCTGGTTCCCCCGGCTGCCCCGCCTCGACTACGACGACGTCGTCCGCCACGCCTGACCCGACGGGCCACTCAACCGGCCAACCACTGGTCATGACCCAGCTTGGCCACCAACGCCACCACCACCACCAGCAACACCACCCGCACGAAGCCGGAGCCGCGCCGCAACGCCATCCGCGCCCCCAGCGCGGCTCCGGCCACGTTGCACACCGCCATCCCCGCACCCAGCAACCACCACACGTGCCCCGTCGCGCCGAACACCACCAACGCACCCAGATTCGTACCGGCGTTCACCACCTTCGCCATCGCCGACCCGTGCACGAAATCCGCCCCCACCAACGCGGTGAACGCCAACACCAGGAACGTCCCCGTCCCCGGCCCGATCAACCCGTCGTACAGGGCGATCCCCAACCCGGCCACCGCCACCGCCACGACCACCCGCCCCCGGGTCCGCCGCGCCGGCTGCGCCACCACCCCCAACCGCGGCCGGCACAACACGAACACCGCCACCGAGACCAACACCACCAACACCACCGGCCGGTACGCCCCCGCCGGCACCGCCCCCGCCAACGCCGCACCCAACCCCGCCGTCACCACCGCCAGACCCGCCGACGGCCCCGCCACCGCCCAGTCCACCTTCGTCCGCCGCGCATACGTCACCGCCGCCGTCGACGTATCGAAGATCGCCGCCAACTTGTTCGTGCCCAACGCCGTCGCCACCGGCAACCCCGGCGCCGCCACCAACAAGGCCGGCAACAACAACAGACCCCCTCCACCCACCACCGCGTCCACCCACCCCGCCATGGCGGCAGCGGTCAGCAGAGTGGTCAACGACAAGGGGTCCACGGGCGGCAATTCTTCCCACCACCCACACCCCGCGAAGACCCTCTGTGGCCAGCCTCACCCCGTCAGAGACCCCGCCGCCGCCGCAACCACAACCCCACCCACGCCACCGCCACGAACACCAGCACCGAACACACCAACGCCTTCACCATCCGGCAACCCTGCCACAGCGACGTAGGGTGAGCAGGTGCGCCTGGCCACCTTCAACCTGCTGCACGGACGATCCCTCACCGACGGACTCGTCGACCCCGACCGGCTCACCGCCGCCGTCACCGCCCTCGACGCCGACGTCCTCGCCCTCCAGGAAGTCGACCGCGACCAGACCCGCAGCGGCAACCTCGACCTCACCGCCATCGCCGCCCGCGCCCTCGACGCCCCCGAACACCGCTTCGCCGCCGCCGTCGTCGGCACCCCCGGCGAACAGTTCCGCCCCCTCACCCACGACGACGACGGCCACGGCGAACCCCTCTACGGCGTCGGCCTCATCAGCCGCCACCCCGTACGCACCTGGCAGGTCACCCGACTACGCCCCGCCCCCGTCCGCTCACCCATCTACGTCCCCGGACCCGGCGGCGGCCTCATCCTCCTACGCGACGAACCCCGCGTCGTCCTCGCCGCCGTCCTCGACACCCCCCACGGCCCCCTCACCGTCGCCGCCACCCACCTGTCCTTCGTCCCCGGCTGGAACATCCTGCAACTGCGCCGCGTCGTCCGCGCCCTGCGCGCCCTGCCCGCACCCCGGATCCTCCTCGGCGACCTCAACCTCCCCGCCGGCCCCGCCGCCCTGCTCACCCGCTGGCACCCCCTCGGCCGCCGCCCCACCTACCCGGCCGGACAACCCCGCGTGCAGCTCGACCACATCCTCGCCGACCGCCACGGCCTCGACCGGCTCCCACCCGTCACCGCCGTCGACACCCCACTGTCGGCCATCTCCGACCACCGACCCCTCGTCGTCGACCTCGGCTAGAACCACCGTCACCGGCCACCGTCCGCCGCCCCGCGCCCCTCCACCAGACCCGCCAACGCCCGATTCGTGCGGTTCGCCGCCACCGCCGCCCGCTGCTGACCCGCCGTCACCTCGATGTACGTCTGCGACGACGCCAACGACGCATGCCCCAGCAACCGCATGATCTCCGCCGCGCTCGCCCCGTCCTCCGCCAACCGGGTCGCGAAGGTGTGCCGCAACGCGTGCAACCGCGCCCCCCGCGGCACCCGGTCACCGATGCCCGCCCGCCGGTAACACGACTCCACCAGGTACTGCAGGCCACCCCGGCGCAACGGCTCACCCCGCCGGTCCACCAGCAGCGGCGAGTCCGGCCGCACACTGCGCGCCCCGAACCGACGCCCACGACTGTCCAGATAGTCCGCCAGCACCCGGTCCACCCCGGCCTCGATCGGCACGCTGCGGGGTCGCCCACCCTTGCCCCAGACGTCGACCCGCCGCTCGCCGTCCCGGCCGGCCAGCGACGACACCCGCAACGCCAGCAGCTCCGACAGGCGCAACCCGGCGCAGAGCGCCAGCGCCAGCACCGCCAGGTCCCGCTCCGGCCACGGGTCGCGCTGCCGGCCGTCGTCGCGGGCCACCGCCGCGAGCAGCTCCTCGGGGGTGTCCTCGCCGCGCAGGGGCTTGGGCTGGGGGAGCGGCGTGCGGGGACGCCCCACCGCCGGCATCGGGTTGCCCGGCACGACCCCCTCGGCGACCAGGAACGTGAAGAAGCTGTTCCAGGTGGACCAGGCGCGGTGTACGGAGGCGGCGGCGCGGGGAGTGGCGAACCGGGCGAACGCCGACCGCATGACCCGGGGGGAGAGGGCGGTGACCGGCACCTCGTCCAGCGGCAGGGGAGGGGTGGCGTCCTCCGCGACGAGTCGCGCGACGGCGAGCAGGTCCCGCCGGTAGGCGGCCAGGGTGTGGGGGGAGGGCTTGCGGGTGGTCCGGGCGGTCAGGAACTCCTCGATCAGCGCTGCAAGCGATTCGCCCGTTTTGTCATGCATAAGGGATATTATGCATGATTCTCACGTCCGGGCAACGGTGGGGAAGGGGAGCGGCATACCGTGCGAGGCATGCCGACACGGCGGTACGTGCTGACCGGAGCGCCCGGGGCGGGCAAGACGACGATCCTGGAGCACCTGCGGCTGCGCGGACGGCACGTCGTCCCGGAGGCCGCCACGGACGTGATCGCCGCGCAGCAGGCCGCCGGCTGCGACGAACCCTGGCGCCGCGACGACTTCCTCGATCTGGTCGTCGCCGAGCAGGCCCGCCGCCAGCGAACGCAACCACCCGGCGGCATCCAGGTGTACGACCGCTCGCCGCTGTGCACCCTGGCGCTGGCCCGTTACCAGGGCCGCCCGGTGAGCCCGGCGCTGGCGGCGGAGGTGGAGCGGATCCGCGGCGACGGCGTCTACCAGCGACGGGTGTTCCTGGTCCAGTCGCTGGGTTTCGTCACGCGTACGGCGGCGCGGCGGATCAGCCTGGCCGAGTCCCTGGTCTTCGCCGCGCTGCACGAGCAGGTCTATTCGGAGTACGGCCACGAACTCGTCGTCGTACCGCCTGGAACGGCAGCCGAGCGGGCCGACCTGATCGAGGAGCACCTGCGCCGCTGGTCGACCCCGGGAGAGGCCCCCGATCAGCTTTACTTGACATAATGTGCATTATCGAATCAGTGCCTTGGGCCGGGGGGCTGCTGGGAGGCTCGCTTCACGGCCCATGCCGGTGCCGAGGGTGCGACGGATCGCGCCACTGTGCCGCACGCTCGTGCCGCCGGGCAGGCGGCACGGTCCCTGCGGTGCTTCCGTCCGCGCGGGTTGGCCCGCCGCCCTTCCGGCACCGTCGATCTCCAGCCAGCTCCGTGGTCGCTACCGGTCTGACGACGTGAAGGAACCGGACGGCTCGGCTCCCCTCGA
This genomic interval from Micromonospora sp. CCTCC AA 2012012 contains the following:
- a CDS encoding MarR family winged helix-turn-helix transcriptional regulator; amino-acid sequence: MTGPPDRAALGTLLRHVLDLLDGDVAAVQADLGLTDYRPRFSPLVRVLVADGPLPIRDLATRVGVTHSAASQTVAQMHRAGLVTLTPGRDARQRVVTLTDRAHTLLPAIEAEWAATTTAMRQLDTELPVPLADELSAVLAALRRRPLRARIADTGLAVRRTGDGRVGG
- the def gene encoding peptide deformylase, with the protein product MTMRPIRIIGDPVLRSPCDPVTSFDADLRALVADLMDTLLGAPGRAGVAAPQIGVSAQVFVYDADGHRGHLVNPTLELSEELQDDDEGCLSIPGLYFPTPRAMHATARGFDQHGQPLTISGSGFLARALQHETDHLHGRLYVDTLRGDTRRKALREIRAGRFDSPSRQR
- a CDS encoding endonuclease/exonuclease/phosphatase family protein; the protein is MRLATFNLLHGRSLTDGLVDPDRLTAAVTALDADVLALQEVDRDQTRSGNLDLTAIAARALDAPEHRFAAAVVGTPGEQFRPLTHDDDGHGEPLYGVGLISRHPVRTWQVTRLRPAPVRSPIYVPGPGGGLILLRDEPRVVLAAVLDTPHGPLTVAATHLSFVPGWNILQLRRVVRALRALPAPRILLGDLNLPAGPAALLTRWHPLGRRPTYPAGQPRVQLDHILADRHGLDRLPPVTAVDTPLSAISDHRPLVVDLG
- a CDS encoding chorismate-binding protein, which codes for MRKNGPDGVETLPHALIDVPAAPAGCRGRLVERARLQWWPADGGDPAALAQEFLVTHGVDVTDLGRPARHDPDGVCGAAFYLSAAAGALAVGAPPGPPSPVPALPELVVVVYGHAARAAHPGPVGRDPGWWLGDWRDSWTPRRHAEAVEAVRAAIGRGDVYQVNVVGHAAAAYSGDPRPALARLGALPGARYGGTLTGLGWAIGCASPETLVEVTDGRLVTRPIKGTRPATPAGRRELLASTKERAEHVMIVDLERNDLARVARTGTVRVDELFAVRRWCDLWQAESTVSAAVGDGLGLADLLRAVCPGGSVTGAPKRAALHEIAAREPVGRGAGMGALGWIAPGRIDLGLTIRTVAADTEQLHVWAGGGITWDSDPTAEVAEAAAKAAPLRALLAAS
- a CDS encoding winged helix-turn-helix transcriptional regulator, whose translation is MTVRPEAGGAPRACDGGLARAFAFLGKRWNGVLLGTLAHGPAGFAELTRALPGISESVLSDRLGELCRVGLVSRTVREGPPLGVTYQLTERGAALLPALDALGRWAHENLPAAPQAGC
- a CDS encoding sulfite exporter TauE/SafE family protein; its protein translation is MTTLLTAAAMAGWVDAVVGGGGLLLLPALLVAAPGLPVATALGTNKLAAIFDTSTAAVTYARRTKVDWAVAGPSAGLAVVTAGLGAALAGAVPAGAYRPVVLVVLVSVAVFVLCRPRLGVVAQPARRTRGRVVVAVAVAGLGIALYDGLIGPGTGTFLVLAFTALVGADFVHGSAMAKVVNAGTNLGALVVFGATGHVWWLLGAGMAVCNVAGAALGARMALRRGSGFVRVVLLVVVVALVAKLGHDQWLAG
- the pip gene encoding prolyl aminopeptidase, whose amino-acid sequence is MYPPIEPYDHGMLDVGDGQRLYWETCGNPDGRPALVVHGGPGSGATPGWRRHFDPTAYRIVLFDQRGCGRSTPSAADPTVDLATNTTAHLLADMELLRAHLGIDRWLLHGASWGSSLALAYAQRHPARVTALMLFSVVANTDREIEWLTRDMGRIFPAEWARFRAGVPEADRDGDLSAAYARLVNDPDPRVRERAARDWCDWEDVHVSLAGGHRPSPRFADPVFRYGFARLVTHYFAHRGFLPDGQLLRDAGRLAGIPGVLVQGRLDVSGPPDIAWQLTQGWPDARLEIVEGGGHGTGHGMTERVVAALDSFARA
- a CDS encoding AraC-like ligand-binding domain-containing protein, whose amino-acid sequence is MLPNQVVDTTLVPAAQRFDFWHALVAQETAPAHISSPHLHDFRAYARAVDLDRITLTALRYPSLDTIRPATLVRRHEADVYLVALPVAGRSALVQDRQEVQLSEASEFTFLDASRPHVASHRATGPEPLDNLTVQIPHHELPLPPDRVRRLLAARLRADRGMGALLAQHVRRIARHPEQYAPTDAPVLARVTLDLVSATLAQHLGRSGDLPVEVRQNALRARVDAFIDRHLGDAALTPATVAAAHHLSLRSLHRLFADGDLTVAATIRSRRLDRCRRDLADPLLAELSVRAVAARWGFADQAHFSRAFRAAYGCSPRAWRDAARR
- a CDS encoding DUF5999 family protein, which produces MCQHQPTCPSAEATDREAARVIACFREQGWSLLCNGVIVFEDTGELLPDGSTIAPHRGPARHALVA
- a CDS encoding GNAT family N-acetyltransferase, producing the protein MGAREPARGAAGRLLTAMPVRAEHDRAVLAALLARDPVLHAYQLGDLDDFFWPYTSWFRRGDQVALLYHGVELPTLLAFAAPGDAGELAALLVELAPVLPARLWAHLSPGLSAALTERFDVTAAAEHHRMALTDPARLTAVAPAGQVLDGADLPALLDLYAVAYPGNWFDPRMLDTGQYVGVRDGDELVAVAGVHVWSPTWRVAALGNVTTHPRMRGRGLAGAAVAALCVRLRDTVDHVTLNVRADNLAAVRLYERLGFTRVADFVECGLEFRR
- a CDS encoding malonic semialdehyde reductase, translating into MSEHLTLHPDAQAQLFTDARTANTFTDEPVTDEQLRAIYDLAKYPPTAANTQPLRVLYIRDGEPRERLLSHMAEGNRAKTAAAPVVAVLAADTDFHEHIPTVFPIRPQMRDGLAADPQGREQMARFNATLQIGYWLLAVRAAGLAAGPMAGFDNQGVDKDFFADNAWKSLLVVNLGKPGPDAWFPRLPRLDYDDVVRHA
- a CDS encoding TetR/AcrR family transcriptional regulator, whose product is MTIEYSGTGDPARSLALLWRTRERPSRRGGDLTVARIVHAAIEVADAEGLAALSMRRVAERLGVGTMSLYTHVPGKGELLDVMLDTVHGETARPDDVPGGWRGRLTQIARENFALHLRHPWLLQIATTRPPLGPQVTAKYEYELRAVDGIGLTDLEMDSVVTLVTSHVHGAVRGAVEAAQAAQRTGMTDAQWWQAHAPYLEKVLDPRRFPLAARVGTTAGQEYQAAADPHRAFEFGLARILDGIEVLVRDRDTTTGHTEPATDR